In Natranaerobius thermophilus JW/NM-WN-LF, the genomic stretch GAAGAAAAGCTTCTGGGGCTAAAACTGACTTTATTGATGCTAAAATACTAGCTAATATGGGTAGATCAGAGCTCCATGACTTACATAAGCTAGAGCCTGATTCTGAACACATCCAAGAACTTAAAGTACTCACCAGAGATCAAGAAGCTCTTATACAAGAAAGTGCTAGGTTAACAAATAGACTGATTTCAACCCTGAAAGAATATTACCCTGTTGCTCTTGAATTGTTTTCTAAAATAACTCTACCTGTTTCTCTAGCTTTTTTAAGGAAATATCCTACTCCAAAACAGGCTCGAAAAGCTAGTAGAGATGAGATCTTTAAGTTTTTAAAAAAGCAAAAACATCCTAACCCTACGTCTAAAGCTAATGAGATCTTCACAAAGCTTCAAAAACCTAATTTAGAAGGAAACAGAGCCATTTGTTCTGCCAAGTCTAAGTTTTTATTTACTATCCTAGATCAGCTAGAGCCTTTATTAGAACATATTGATGAGTACGACAAGGAAATCGAGAAACTTTTTAAGTCCCACTCTGACAGTAAAATTTTCGACAGCATACCAGGTGCCGGTAAGCGAATTGCACCGAGGCTGCTGGCAGAGTGGGGAGACGATCGCAGCCGTTATGCTGACGCCTCGGTGGTACAGGCCCTTGCGGGAACTTCACCAGTACTCCATCAAAGTGGCAAAATGCGTATTGTAAAAAGGCGACACTCTTGTATTAAGCCTTTTCGAAACGCTTTACATCAGTTCGCTCTACAAACTACAAGGTGGATCCCCTGGGCCAAAGACTATTACTACAAAAAGCGCAAAGAAGGTAAACAGCATCATGAAGCTGTAAGGACTCTAGCTAATATTTGGGTTAGGATACTCTTTGCTATGTGGGTAAACAAAGAGCCCTACAACGAAAGCAAGTTCATAAAAGCTAGAGAAAAACACGCTGCTTAATTTAGTTTTAAAAGAGCAAAATTTCAAATTTGGATTACTGTATCCTGTGTTTCCAAAATTTTACAGAGTTTTATCCTTTACATAGAGAATCTTTTTTAAAATGGAAAAGTCTTTTTTAGTTCTTCTGCTGTAATATCAAAAACTTCACCTGTTGCTTGTGACCTTTCATGATAGAAAAATTCCGGGAGGAGATCATCTTTTTCGCTAAATCCCGCTTGTGTATTGAATTCTTTCTCCATGGCAATAGTTTTTGCTCCAAGTTCTATGATTTCTTCCGTGGTCCACTCCCCTCCAAAATAACCAGCAAATATATCTGGTAACAATCCTTCCAAGATAGCTGATTGAAAGGCAAATAGACACATACAGTTGTCAGCAGCTGCTGAAACCATCTGAATCTTTGATGACAGTTGCACCTGACCCGCTTTATTCATATGATCTAAACCAGGCATCATTGTGACACCACAGGTGTGATCTGCTCCCATAGGGGTTACCGCGTAGGTTACACCAATACCTTTTAAATTTCTGGGATCATAAGCCGACATTGCCTGCCCTTTTACTGTTGGAATTCGTTTTACGGCAAACTCTTCACCTACTGCCTTTGTACCACGACCTAACAGTTTTCCAAATTCAGTTCCCTTTTCCAGTTCTTCTAATAAAGCTTTTACACCGTCCTTATCTCCCCACTCTATTTTACCCGCTTCCATACACATAGCCACGGTATTTCCAAACTCAATTGTATCGATACCAAAATCATCACATTTTCTATCAATCTCTGCCAGGAAATCGTAATCAGCTATATCACAATTAGGTCCCAGCATAGATATTGTTTCGTATTCAAGGGAACTAGTCACTATTTCTCCTTGTTCGTCGCGATACTCATTTGAACATCTAATAGCACAACCTGGTTGACAGGCAATTTTATTTCTACCGCCGTTTTGTTCAAGTTTGGTAAGGAAAGCTTTGGAATTAAGCTGATTTAATTTATCAAAAAAATCTCCCCTAAAATTGTTCACAGGTAAAATTCCCGTGGCAGCAGTTACATCAATATTTCCGATTGTCCCCACATCTCTCAAGGAAGCAGTTAGCCAGGAATCATCACATTGTAGATGACGGGTAAACCGCTTATTAGCTTCAACAAATTGTTCT encodes the following:
- a CDS encoding aldehyde ferredoxin oxidoreductase C-terminal domain-containing protein, which codes for MNQEVRANTRFGEIYYQEELGHEYLMFGNRGLVAKMMNEEVDPRSDPLGPDNKLFITTGIFAGTPVNTGHRLSFGGKSPLTGTIKESNVGGNAAYHLAGHGIKLLVIEDTPKDDNWRIIKILQDGQLEFADANEFVGLNTYEFTAKAQKEHGEEAAIISIGQAGERKYNLSAIMVTEDKTGYPCRAAARGGLAAVMATKKIKGIVIEKPDKRVSPNYYDREQFVEANKRFTRHLQCDDSWLTASLRDVGTIGNIDVTAATGILPVNNFRGDFFDKLNQLNSKAFLTKLEQNGGRNKIACQPGCAIRCSNEYRDEQGEIVTSSLEYETISMLGPNCDIADYDFLAEIDRKCDDFGIDTIEFGNTVAMCMEAGKIEWGDKDGVKALLEELEKGTEFGKLLGRGTKAVGEEFAVKRIPTVKGQAMSAYDPRNLKGIGVTYAVTPMGADHTCGVTMMPGLDHMNKAGQVQLSSKIQMVSAAADNCMCLFAFQSAILEGLLPDIFAGYFGGEWTTEEIIELGAKTIAMEKEFNTQAGFSEKDDLLPEFFYHERSQATGEVFDITAEELKKTFPF
- a CDS encoding IS110 family transposase, which produces MYFVGIDWADTKHDILVMSGDGRELDNFTIQHSKDGFETLKNKLLKHDDDPENFYCLIETKHGLLTQYLLENNFTVYSVNPKLVDARRKASGAKTDFIDAKILANMGRSELHDLHKLEPDSEHIQELKVLTRDQEALIQESARLTNRLISTLKEYYPVALELFSKITLPVSLAFLRKYPTPKQARKASRDEIFKFLKKQKHPNPTSKANEIFTKLQKPNLEGNRAICSAKSKFLFTILDQLEPLLEHIDEYDKEIEKLFKSHSDSKIFDSIPGAGKRIAPRLLAEWGDDRSRYADASVVQALAGTSPVLHQSGKMRIVKRRHSCIKPFRNALHQFALQTTRWIPWAKDYYYKKRKEGKQHHEAVRTLANIWVRILFAMWVNKEPYNESKFIKAREKHAA